The DNA sequence ATATTGCGAACTTTTCCTCTGCATGCAATGTAAATTGCTGGTTGCCTTGGTTTCTTCATGTATATGAAGCCTAGGGCAGCAGTTTCTCATTCTGGCTTTTGCACCAAGCCAAGCTGGTGGAAAGTGGCCGAACTCTTGATGCCAATATCATCCCATTGATATAGAATATAATCCCTGCTATTCATCTCTTTTGCAGACCTACCCCCAAAGCATACAATATTTTGCTCGACGCATTTGCAGTATCAGGAATGGTGGACCAAGCTCGAACTGTTTTTAAAAGCATGAGAAGAGACAGGTATGCTTTTGATACGTGCATGATGATGCTATATTCTGATATGAGTTCACTTTTCAAAATTATATTAGCTGTGCCATATTATTGTTACGACTCCAGAAAGACAAAATAGTGTATTGTGCCTATTAGTGGCACTGAATGAGAATTGAGCCATCTGCAATCTTGCCGGGATAATACCTATAACATAATGTAAAGGAGGCAAAAATAGCCATATTTGTAGGAGTAAGACCTGTCACTGAAAAATTCACTCTCTGTCATCTGGATAGTGAAACCTCTGCATATTGTCTTTCTTCAGGTATGAACCTGATATATACTCGTATACCACTATGCTGTCAGCTTATGTAAATGCACCCGACATGGAAGGTGCTGAAAAATTCTTCACAAGACTAAAGCAAGATGGATTCAAACCCAATGTCGTCACTTATGGGACCTTAATCAAAGGTTATGCTAAGACAAATGATATTGAGAAGATGATGGAGAAATATGAGGAAATGCAGGCATGTGGTGTCAAACCAAATCAAACGATCTTGACAACCATAATGGATGCGTATGGCAAGAACATTGATTTTGGGAGTGCTGCTGTTTGGTACAAGGAAATGGAATCCTGCAGGCTTACTCCTGATCAGAAAGCAAAGAATATCCTTTTATCTTTGGCAAAAACTGTAGAAGAACAACAGTTAGCAAACCAAATTGTAGGATATTTGGATAATACTAGCAATGAACAAGGACTTGGTCGTTTATCAATCTCTGTTGAGCAgaatgatgaggatgaagacaaTTACGAAGATGATGAAGACGACGATGACAGTTATGATGAGGAAGTCGATGGTCCTTCACAGGTCACTTCATCATATGATGATGAACAAGAAAGTGAGCTGGTTTATTTAAATGCTGATAGTGAAAAAAACCTCGATGACTTACTTACAGTGGCTGAATTGTAAATTTGGGATCTTCTTTTTGTGGTATAGTCACATTACCTAGTGTTCATTGTTAATTCAACCAGATCAGTTGAGAGTTAATACGTGGGAATGGAATCACCCTACACTACATTTTTGGCGTTTAAGCGAGTAAGATTGCTGTTTTTGATCTTTTggtgatgttttttttttcctagtgGAGGCGCTGTATCTGCCCGAGTAAAATGTGCAATTTTGGATTTCTTTTCTGTATCAATTACAAAGGTGTCTGGCGTCACCTCCTCGGAGCAAAAGCTTGTAGTTTTGGATTGCTTATAACTCCACTCGATAGAGCACTTGACCTCCCATTTACTACAAGGGTTCGATTCTTACCTTCCCCCTTAAAAACAATGAAATGAAAAAAGCAAGGAGGTTTGAATGCAGCATCTTGCTTTAAAATAAGTACTGCTGCTGTTAAAGAAATACGAGGTTCTcattaaataatcaaaattggcTACATCTGATTGGTTCTATACAAGGAACCCAATTCTCGTTGACAATGctgcaaggaaaaaaaaacattgtagCGCACCACATGAAACCCTGGTAAAGGAGGGTTTGAACTGTGAACACTTCTTATAGACTCATACGCCGTTTTCCTCCAAGAGCAATTGTTCTACACTTGCAGATCTCTTCAATCTCTCAGCCGCGTTCACAAcctacaaaaacaaaagcatgaTCAAAATCTTTGGTTACAACCTGTCCAAATTCAGTTCATGTCAAATCTGTATTCAGATGGTAAGAAACTTTCATCAGAATTTAAGTTACCTCAGCATCCCAGTTGGTTCTGGCAGTGAGAACAATCAGAGTTGCTGTCTGTAAAGATACTCCAATAATCATCCCCCACCAAATACCCTGAAAAATTAAGGCCAAAAATGCATTATTTACAATATCATTTACAATTACAAAAGCATTAACTTTACTGATGAGAGTGAGGTAGAGTTTCAAATACTTACTGCTACTCCCATACTAGTTTTGAAGCCAAGAACACACCCAATTGGAAGACCGATAATATAATAACAAGTCAGGTTCACATAAGCTACAACAGCTTGCCATCCACTTCCAATTGCCACACCTGAAATTCCACACGTCAAATATTAGAAATGGTGCCTGACTGAGATGTTTTTCTACTGTGTCTAGCAGATATTGTCAATACCTGAGAGTATAGGTTGAATGCCATTCAAGAAAACAGAGATGGCTAGCAAGGGGGTCAATTCAGATACTGCCTCAATAACATCGGCGTCACTTGTAAATAGCTTGCTCAATCCCACTTTGAATATCAGCACAATAGCACTGAACACTATGCTAATCAGGATGCTGGTCCCATTCACTACAAACACAGAAAATTTGGCCACCTTTGGATGACCAGCACCTAGCTCATTACTCACTCGAACGCTGCATAAACCAAATCGCATTTTCAGCAAGAAACTTTGAATACATTTTTGCCAAGGAAAAACTGAAACCTCTTAAGGTTTGTCACAAACCTTGCTGCAGCAGCGAGGCCTAGCATAAATTGCATGTCCCAGTTCAAGTAGTTCATGCTGGAATTATCAAAACATGTAAAGTCAGATAACAATGCGAGTTAAACACTGATCAAGTTGactgagaaaaacaaaagacatACCAGATAGAAATGGAGTCCAATGAGATTGTAGGGTTGGCTAGGAGCCCTGATATAAGCACTAAACCTTGATTGTACCAAATCTCCAAACTACATTGAAGCATCATTAAACTCAGTCTTTTGAGGTACACAAAGATAGAGAGATAGTCTAAAAACTTgaaatgtgtatatatatacataccacAACATGATGGCAGAAGCAAGAGTTAGCTTAAAGTAAGGCCAAAGTCCCGAAAAGGCTTTCCATGAGAAACCAGTCCAAGTTTCCTTGCAGTTGGGGCTTACTAAAATGTAAATCCCATACGTAATCACAagcaaaaaccaagaaaaactCAGTGTAAGAGCAGCACCTATTAGTCCATAGTCCACAACATAAACCACCAACCAAGTGAGAGTAGTGTGAAGGAGGAAAACTCCAATGGACATGTATGCCAAAGGGTTCACTATGTTCTGTGCCTGAAGGAACCTCTGTTGTGGGCAGTTTATGGCAAATGCATAGAGTTGAGGGATTAAGCCGCGCGCAAAGATTTGACCCTGTTCTGCTATACTTTCTGATTGTCCCATGGCCACGAGTATTGGACCTGACCACCAGTACAAAAATGTAAGCAGGATTGCTGCTCCCAAGTGCAAGACGATTGCTCTTTGGCATATTATCCCCAATGCTCCGTAGTGTTTGGCTCCATAGGCTTGCCCACAAACAGTTTGTACAGCACTCGCCATGCCCAACTTGAAAATTAAAGTAACAATTCAAGAGTTTTAGCTCATGTAAGACAACAATGTTCTTCAAGTAGGTACGTACAAAACATAGAGATGAAAAACTGAAATGAGTTTAGCTGATATGATTCAAGTTAACAGTCTCCGAACATTTAGAATGTTTACAAGAACCAAATAGCATTAATTCATTGAATCAAGTAAAAAACATAGAGATGTATATTTGGTACATTTGGGGTACGTACCATAATCCCATAAGCAAGACCTTGGATTCCCACACTTGCAATAGAGGCTCCAGCAAGCTCCAATGCACCCAGATGGCCACAAAACATCAATGTGACAAAGCTGAGCATGTAATTGAAAAGCGAAACTACGATAGATGAACCGGATAAAATCCATAGCAGCCTCGACTCCCATACCACTAGCCTAGGCCACCACCTTAGTGCTATAGGCCTTCGCTCCAAAAATTCTTCAATTGCAGCGGGTGACAAGTCAGGAATCCGGGAATATGAGTCAGGTCCGAGGAGTAGCGGCTGGTACTGCTCCGACAACCCCATGGTTATCTCAGCCGACTGAGACACCACTACTTGATGATGTTGAAACTATGAGTAGATGCAGAAGTAGACGGTGCATTTAAATCATGGTACAGAAAACAGCGGGGGAAGTTGAAATTACAAGGTCTAACTAACATTCCAAATTGTTAGGCAACCAACCACTATTAGCATGTGCTCCGCTATATAGCAAAGTAGCAAGAGAATTTTACCTACAACTATGTATTATTGTTCAGTTTTGAATAAGGAACAGATTACTCTGTTCAGAAAGTTCACAAAACCCAGGTATATGCCAGTAAAATGAAAGATCCAAGCACTGTTTTCTAGTACAAGCACAAGTACAAAGGCATAGAAGATGTCACCATGTCAGCTATATATGGGTTAATTGCAACGTACGTCTGttcttgtttaatttttatatattcATTTGGGAGGGGACTGTGAGatacaaaggaagaagaagactaaGATGCTTCTCTTTTCGTTGGGTTAGGTAAACACATGAGAATCCAGATAAGGTCACCGTCAACAACATTTTATACCCAAAATTCAAACTTGTGAGCCGTTATGTAGAGATGTTGATGAGAACACCTAGCGAAAAGTCTGGAAGGAGTTTAGCAGCTCATTGTGTTGCCTCGCTTGCCATGAGGGCAGTCGATCCTTGCAGATGGGCCTCTAAAATTGACTGCAAGGATCATTCATTTCAATTCTTTTCTTCCTTCACCAGGTTCAGTCAATTTTAGAGCAATTTGCCACAATTAGACAATTAGAAATGAATGATTCTCGTtgtccaaaaaaagaagaaaggaacgATTCCAATCACAATCAACATCTTCTGTTGGGCCTCATCTCAGAAATATCAATATCCTGTGACTAGTTCTTCCATTCTTTTTTTCCCCCTTTTCTTTTTGGACTAGAGGTTGGGCCTTTACCTGTTTTCGGCCTTAATGAATGATCATCTTcacagaaaaaaagaagaagaagaaacaatggGGGTGCGGTTATTGCCACGctactattttttttgttcactCTACTTGCTcattgagaaattttatt is a window from the Rosa chinensis cultivar Old Blush chromosome 2, RchiOBHm-V2, whole genome shotgun sequence genome containing:
- the LOC112188275 gene encoding protein DETOXIFICATION 41 translates to MGLSEQYQPLLLGPDSYSRIPDLSPAAIEEFLERRPIALRWWPRLVVWESRLLWILSGSSIVVSLFNYMLSFVTLMFCGHLGALELAGASIASVGIQGLAYGIMLGMASAVQTVCGQAYGAKHYGALGIICQRAIVLHLGAAILLTFLYWWSGPILVAMGQSESIAEQGQIFARGLIPQLYAFAINCPQQRFLQAQNIVNPLAYMSIGVFLLHTTLTWLVVYVVDYGLIGAALTLSFSWFLLVITYGIYILVSPNCKETWTGFSWKAFSGLWPYFKLTLASAIMLCLEIWYNQGLVLISGLLANPTISLDSISICMNYLNWDMQFMLGLAAAASVRVSNELGAGHPKVAKFSVFVVNGTSILISIVFSAIVLIFKVGLSKLFTSDADVIEAVSELTPLLAISVFLNGIQPILSGVAIGSGWQAVVAYVNLTCYYIIGLPIGCVLGFKTSMGVAGIWWGMIIGVSLQTATLIVLTARTNWDAEVVNAAERLKRSASVEQLLLEENGV